In Strigops habroptila isolate Jane chromosome 2, bStrHab1.2.pri, whole genome shotgun sequence, one genomic interval encodes:
- the LOC115604415 gene encoding apovitellenin-1, which yields MLQSRALVIALILLLSTTLPEVHSKSIFEKDRRDWLVIPDAIAAYIYEAVNKMSPKVGQFLADAAQTQAVVVTRNFLIRETTKLSILAEQLMEKIKNLWYTKVLGY from the exons ATGCTGCAATCCAGGGCATTGGTGATAGCTCTGATTCTGCTCCTTAGCACCACTCTCCCTG AAGTGCATTCAAAGTCCATCTTTGAGAAAGACCGTCGTGACTGGTTGGTCATCCCTGATGCGATTGCAGCTTACATCTATGAAGCTGTGAACAAGATGTCCCCTAAAGTCGGTCAGTTCTTGGCAGATGCTGCCCAGACTCAAGCAGTTGTTGTGACCAG GAACTTCCTCATCAGAGAAACAACTAAACTCAGTATACTGGCCGAAcagctgatggaaaaaataaaaaacctgtGGTACACGAAAGTCCTAGGCTACTAA